The following proteins are encoded in a genomic region of Macellibacteroides fermentans:
- a CDS encoding carboxypeptidase-like regulatory domain-containing protein — translation MNKYIYVGCLLFISACFGCESDKLDVLNYGTIEGQVLDGESYQPLSGVMISTTPASITLLTDAEGRFSIPKVKEGDIEVNLKRKDYIANSLKVAVYENEVTNMNFLIFKDYNETGNISIYDPVPGNGAVDQHLAITLKWNVEGKKAGVELLYSIYLFESNSTVQNLLSEDVILKEVVTDNLKPNTTYYWYVVAKHEGNRVANSPTWTFKTGEK, via the coding sequence ATGAATAAGTATATATATGTGGGATGCCTGTTGTTTATTTCTGCCTGCTTCGGGTGCGAATCGGATAAGTTGGATGTACTGAATTACGGGACCATCGAAGGACAGGTGCTGGATGGGGAGAGTTATCAACCACTCTCGGGAGTTATGATAAGTACCACGCCTGCCAGTATTACGTTACTGACCGACGCGGAGGGGCGCTTTTCTATCCCGAAGGTGAAGGAGGGTGATATCGAGGTGAACCTGAAACGGAAGGATTATATTGCCAATTCGCTGAAGGTGGCGGTGTACGAGAATGAAGTGACGAATATGAATTTCCTGATTTTCAAGGATTACAACGAAACGGGAAATATATCTATTTATGATCCGGTACCGGGCAACGGTGCAGTGGATCAGCATCTGGCCATTACCCTGAAATGGAATGTGGAGGGTAAAAAGGCCGGTGTAGAGCTGTTGTATAGTATCTACCTGTTTGAATCGAATTCGACGGTGCAGAATTTATTGAGTGAGGATGTGATCTTGAAGGAGGTGGTGACCGACAATCTGAAGCCTAACACTACCTACTATTGGTATGTGGTGGCCAAACATGAAGGGAACCGGGTGGCAAATAGTCCGACCTGGACTTTTAAAACGGGTGAAAAATAG